The Tamandua tetradactyla isolate mTamTet1 chromosome 8, mTamTet1.pri, whole genome shotgun sequence genome includes a window with the following:
- the LOC143643200 gene encoding olfactory receptor 8C8-like — protein MAVENDSLVTEFILMGLTDQPELQLPLFFLFLVNCVVTMVGNLSLINLICLNSHLHTPMYFFLFNLSFIDLCYSFVFTPKMLMSFNSERNIISFAGCMTQLFFFSFFVGSECYVLTAMAYDRYVAVCKPLQYTATMSPQVCSLLMSASYMLGFAGGMAHTGCMIRLTFCDSNIINHYMCDIYPLLQLSCSSTYANELVSSIGVGIVVIVSSLIICISYGLILFNVLHLSSAKGWSKAFSTCGSHLITVGIFYGFGLLTYVRPISAGSLGQEKFFSVLYTNVVPMLNPLIYSLRNKDVKLALKKFLKRITHRTEP, from the coding sequence ATGGCTGTGGAAAATGACTCTTTGGTGACTGAGTTTATCCTGATGGGATTAACAGACCAACCTGAGCTTCAGCTGcctctattttttctgtttttggtgaACTGTGTGGTCACCATGGTGGGGAATTTGAGCTTGATAAATCTCATTTGCCTGAATTCTCACCTTCAtacccccatgtactttttcctcttcaATCTGTCCTTCATTGATCTCTGCTATTCATTCGTCTTTACCCCCAAAATGCTCATGAGTTTTAATTCAGAGAGGAACATCATCTCTTTTGCAGGATGCATGACacagctatttttcttttccttctttgttggCTCTGAGTGCTATGTGCTGACAGCCATGGCCTATGATCGCTATGTGGCTGTCTGCAAGCCCCTACAGTATACTGCCACCATGTCCCCTCAGGTGTGTTCTCTTCTGATGTCTGCTTCATATATGTTGGGGTTTGCAGGTGGCATGGCTCACACTGGGTGCATGATCAGGCTGACCTTTTGTGATTCCAACATCATCAACCACTACATGTGTGACATCTACCCTCTGCTTCAGCTCTCCTGTAGTAGCACCTATGCTAATGAGCTTGTGTCTTCAATTGGTGTGGGCATAGTTGTCATAGTATCTAGTCTCATTATATGCATATCTTATGGTCTTATTCTTTTCAATGTCCTTCACCTGTCATCAGCTAAGGGCTGGTCTAAAGCCTTCAGCACCTGTGGCTCCCACTTAATTACTGTTGGCATTTTCTATGGATTTGGGCTGCTCACTTATGTCAGACCAATATCTGCTGGGTCTTTGGGTCAGGAGAAATTTTTCTCAGTGCTTTATACCAATGTGGTCCCCATGCTGAATCCCCTTATCTATAGCCTGAGGAATAAGGACGTCAAACTTGCTCTGAAGAAATTCCTGAAGAGAATAACACACAGAACAGAACCTTAG